GACGACTCTCAACTGATGATGCATTTTGGCGTTTTCATTAAGCAGGGCGGCCTGTGTTCCAAATAAAATAAGCGCTTTGATCTTTTCTTTTAGCTTTTCATCAAAATTCTCAAGATTTTCGACCTGGATATCGATGGGCGGCAGTTCATCCAGCCGTTCTTCATATTCTTCTAAAATGGAAATCAACAATTCCTGGCTGTTTGGCATCTTTTTAATCAGATCCAGGCCTTTTCTGTAAAGCTCATCGTATTCTTTGACGTTTAATTTAATCTTGTTTAACATTTTAGACTCTATTTCGTTAAATATCTCGTCCTTTGCCATAAAGATTCCCACTGATTATTAAGTGTTAACCTTGTTATCGGCTATCCTTTTTTTTTAATTAGAAAAAAATAAGCGGCTTTCTGCGGGCTTTCATTCGAGCGGGCAGTCATTCCGGCCGAGCGCAGCGAGAGCCGGAATCCCCTGCAAGGTGAAAGGATTCCCGCTTGCGCGGGAATGACTGGTTGGCTTTCGCGGGAATGACTGGTGGGCAGCCGGAATCCCTTCCACCGGGAATTAATCCCTTCCGTCCATCGTTTTTCAATGTAAACATGCATCAAACCCACAAAGGAGGTAATAATGACGACATTAAATATATCCCGCGCCCCAAGATATTCCGAAGAGATGGTCAAACCATTACGCGAAGAAGTAACATCGGCAGGCGTGGAAGAGTGGCGTACAGCCGAAGAAATTGACCATGCACTGCAACAACCAGGTATCACGCTGGTGTTTATCAATTCGGTTTGCGGTTGCGCCGCCCGAAGCGCCAGACCAGCGCTCAAACTGGCCTTAGGCCATGACAAACTACCGGACCGAATTGGCACCTGTTTTGCCGGCGTCGATCTGGATGCGGTGGAAAGCGTACGCAAACGCATCAAAAACTATCCCGCCTCTTCGCCCTCCATCGCTCTTTTTAAAGACGGCGAACCGATTTACTTTATGCCGCGCCACCATATTGAAGGGAGCCCGGCGGAAGAAATAGCAGAAGACCTCAAAGAAATTTTTGACGTCTATTGCAAATAAATCGGTAACGGCATCAAGGTGTGTTAGAC
This sequence is a window from Caldithrix abyssi DSM 13497. Protein-coding genes within it:
- a CDS encoding BrxA/BrxB family bacilliredoxin, with protein sequence MTTLNISRAPRYSEEMVKPLREEVTSAGVEEWRTAEEIDHALQQPGITLVFINSVCGCAARSARPALKLALGHDKLPDRIGTCFAGVDLDAVESVRKRIKNYPASSPSIALFKDGEPIYFMPRHHIEGSPAEEIAEDLKEIFDVYCK